A window of the Isosphaera pallida ATCC 43644 genome harbors these coding sequences:
- the bioA gene encoding adenosylmethionine--8-amino-7-oxononanoate transaminase has translation MTPPLEPSLATSARRSKGSAPELDPVRLAEWDHAHVWHPFTARDWWESREPLIIHAAEGVELIDLQGRRYLDGVSSLWCNVHGHRHPVIDQAIRDQLDRLAHSTLLGVTHPPAIELAKRLADLAPPGLTRVFFSDNGSTAVESAVKMAFQYWRNKPDPEPDRTLFMTLGDAYHGDTLGDVSLGGIELFHAAFGPLLFPTLRIPTPHPYRDPQRRSPDQVRDHCLGVAERLFQTHGPQVAAVVAEPLIQGAAGLLVHPPGFLKGLRDLCDHYGTLLICDEVAVGFGRTGTMFACEQEKVIPDFLCLAKGITAGYLPLAATLTHERIYNAFLGSPECPKTFYHGHTFSGNPLAAAAALASLRVFEEEKTLETLPPKIAHLRHRLERFARLPQVGDVRGVGLMAGIELVENVETRASFPPAWRIGARVCQRARDYGVLTRPLGDVLVIVPPLVVTIADLDRLFDALEAAWNDVREGRA, from the coding sequence ATGACCCCACCTCTCGAACCTTCCCTCGCCACGTCAGCTCGACGATCCAAGGGCTCCGCTCCCGAACTCGACCCCGTTCGGCTGGCCGAGTGGGATCATGCTCATGTCTGGCACCCCTTCACTGCGCGCGATTGGTGGGAAAGCCGCGAGCCGCTCATAATCCACGCCGCCGAAGGTGTCGAATTGATCGACCTTCAGGGCCGTCGCTATCTCGACGGCGTTTCGTCGCTTTGGTGCAATGTCCACGGCCACCGTCACCCTGTCATCGACCAGGCGATCCGCGACCAACTCGATCGTCTGGCCCACTCTACCCTGCTCGGCGTCACCCACCCTCCCGCCATTGAACTGGCCAAACGTCTGGCCGACCTCGCCCCTCCTGGTCTGACTCGCGTCTTTTTCTCCGACAACGGCTCCACTGCTGTGGAGAGCGCGGTGAAAATGGCGTTCCAATACTGGCGCAACAAGCCCGACCCCGAACCAGATCGCACCCTCTTTATGACCTTGGGCGACGCCTATCACGGCGACACCCTCGGCGACGTAAGCCTCGGCGGGATCGAGCTGTTTCACGCCGCCTTTGGGCCGTTGCTGTTCCCTACCCTACGCATCCCCACGCCCCACCCCTACCGCGACCCCCAACGACGTTCCCCCGACCAGGTCCGCGACCATTGCCTGGGCGTTGCCGAACGTCTGTTTCAGACCCACGGCCCGCAAGTAGCCGCCGTCGTCGCCGAACCATTGATCCAGGGAGCCGCCGGTCTCCTCGTCCACCCTCCCGGCTTCCTCAAGGGCTTGCGCGACCTTTGCGACCACTACGGGACCCTCCTCATCTGCGACGAGGTGGCCGTTGGCTTTGGACGAACTGGTACGATGTTTGCGTGCGAGCAAGAAAAGGTGATTCCGGATTTCCTCTGCCTTGCCAAAGGGATCACCGCGGGGTACCTGCCCTTGGCCGCCACCTTGACCCACGAACGGATCTACAACGCTTTTTTGGGTTCTCCTGAGTGCCCAAAAACCTTCTATCATGGCCATACGTTTTCAGGAAATCCGCTGGCGGCCGCGGCGGCCCTGGCGTCGCTGAGGGTCTTCGAGGAGGAGAAGACGCTGGAGACTCTGCCGCCCAAGATTGCCCATCTGCGTCACCGTCTGGAGCGGTTCGCGCGGTTGCCCCAAGTGGGGGATGTTCGCGGCGTCGGTCTGATGGCTGGGATTGAACTGGTCGAAAATGTCGAGACCCGCGCGAGTTTCCCGCCGGCGTGGCGCATCGGCGCGCGTGTGTGTCAACGGGCGAGGGATTACGGGGTGTTGACTCGTCCTCTGGGGGACGTGTTGGTGATCGTACCGCCGTTGGTCGTGACGATCGCCGATCTCGATCGGTTGTTCGACGCGCTGGAGGCGGCCTGGAATGACGTGCGGGAGGGCCGGGCGTGA
- the bioD gene encoding dethiobiotin synthase codes for MRTNEPQPLTLPGLFVTGTDTGVGKTQITAALVGAAIAQGRRPAALKPVGSGAKRDAEGQWRHPDVEMLAQALGDPELDRSLICQWMLELPLAPCVAAREVGQPLEWPRLRQRLDQSLNSWRERGCDLAIVEGVGGLLCPLTDETTVADLAAWLDYPVLIVARRGLGTLNHTLMTVEAARLRGLRLAGLILNDPETPTDPLTARTNAEELSRRLPDLPIWGELDHHPAEADSMRAWSETINWFDLAASPRGR; via the coding sequence ATGCGGACCAACGAACCCCAACCCCTGACGTTGCCAGGCCTCTTCGTCACCGGCACTGATACCGGCGTGGGCAAAACCCAGATCACCGCTGCGCTGGTCGGGGCTGCGATCGCTCAAGGACGACGACCCGCTGCCCTCAAGCCGGTGGGCAGCGGAGCCAAACGGGACGCTGAGGGCCAATGGCGTCACCCTGACGTCGAAATGCTCGCCCAGGCGCTGGGCGACCCCGAACTCGATCGAAGCCTTATCTGTCAATGGATGCTGGAGCTGCCGCTGGCTCCCTGCGTGGCGGCTCGTGAGGTGGGCCAACCGCTCGAGTGGCCTCGGTTGCGTCAACGGTTGGACCAGTCTTTGAACTCGTGGCGCGAGCGGGGTTGCGACCTGGCGATCGTCGAGGGGGTTGGCGGCTTGCTCTGCCCTCTGACCGACGAGACCACCGTGGCCGACTTGGCCGCCTGGCTCGATTATCCCGTGCTGATCGTGGCGCGTCGGGGCTTGGGCACGCTCAATCACACCTTGATGACCGTCGAAGCGGCGCGGCTGCGGGGTCTGCGACTGGCTGGGCTGATCCTGAACGACCCCGAGACACCCACCGACCCGCTCACCGCCCGCACCAACGCCGAGGAACTCAGCCGACGCCTGCCCGACTTGCCGATCTGGGGCGAACTCGACCACCACCCCGCCGAAGCTGACTCTATGCGTGCATGGTCGGAGACGATAAACTGGTTCGACCTAGCCGCGTCGCCGCGGGGTCGTTGA
- a CDS encoding dockerin type I repeat-containing protein: MKVNREWLDTRTDGRSSRRLATRSSGLGRSGRRFRPWCDVGEGQCEPRVLLSLSEFRVNEVTLNNQDEARVAVNAVTGDFVVVWESYTQDGWADGVYARRYSVSGVPLGGEFQVHTYTTNAQRNASVAMNAAGDFVVVWQSYTQDGSGYGVYAQRFDASGNPVGGEFQVNTYTTSFQVNPHVAMNGAGDFVVVWQSYTQDGSGYGVYAQRFDASGNPVGGEFQVNTYTTGWQRNPRVAMNAAGDFVVVWESFYQDGSGYGVYAQRFDALGNPVGSEFQVHTYTTNVQRNASVAMNAAGDFVVVWQSYTQDGLGFGVYAQRFDASGNPVGGEFQVNTYTTSFQVNPHVAVNAVTGDFVVVWQSFYQDGSGYGVYAQRFDASGNAVGGEFQVHTYTTSNQRIPHVAMNAAGDFVVAWESDSQDSSSYGVYLARYASSTLPSLLDVMAVHTLDDQLIPLNASLDRDDVSHLVVTFSRQPDSAASNVANWSLSRNGQLQIGAITGVSVSLDPLRNRYVATLSLSGALTPGLYSLEAKPIIRDLNNRGLDGDTNGQAGGAFRHSFRVMSTGKEGDEFQVHTYTTFNQRNAHVAVNAVTGDFVVVWQSFYQDGLGYGVYAQRFDASGNPVGSEFQVNTYTTNNQVNPHVAVNAVTGDFVVVWQSFYQDGLGYGVYAQRFDASGNPVGSEFQVNTYTTNWQLNPHVAMNAAGDFVVVWQSFYQDGSGYGVYAQRFDASGNPVGGEFQVNTYTTSSQANPHVAMNAAGDFVVVWQSFYQDGLGFGVYAQRFDASGNPVGGEFQVNTYTTSSQANPHVAMNAAGDFVVAWQSYTQDGWGYGVYAQRFDASGNPVGGEFQVNTYTTNWQLNPGLAMNPMTGDFVVVWQSFGQDGSGFGVYAQRFDASGNPVGGEFQVNTYTTNWQLNPGLAMNGAGDFVVVWESYSQDGWGYGVYAQRYRPLVAGEFAQVTDVRVNWGSSGNASILALGAASVPVANLNAVEVRFSTDVNVSISDLSLTRQLGGPVTITGFTYDPVTFTARWSFASLGNVADTFTLSLPTTLTTNPGGYPVFATPYQYEFSVVTGDFNGDGVVTIADAQFQRQYLGQNPLLATAAQFYRAFANIDGDTDIDTSDFNLIRARIGFKRPGL; encoded by the coding sequence ATGAAAGTCAACCGGGAGTGGTTGGACACGAGGACCGATGGTCGATCGAGCCGGCGTCTGGCCACGCGGTCATCGGGGCTGGGACGTTCGGGGCGTCGTTTCCGTCCCTGGTGTGATGTGGGTGAGGGGCAGTGCGAGCCACGCGTGCTGCTGTCGCTGTCGGAATTCCGGGTCAACGAGGTGACCTTGAACAACCAGGATGAGGCTCGCGTGGCAGTCAACGCAGTAACGGGCGACTTCGTGGTGGTCTGGGAGAGCTACACTCAGGACGGCTGGGCAGACGGCGTGTACGCGCGGCGTTACAGCGTCTCAGGCGTTCCGTTGGGGGGCGAGTTCCAGGTCCACACCTACACCACAAACGCGCAACGCAATGCTAGCGTGGCGATGAACGCGGCGGGCGATTTTGTGGTGGTCTGGCAGAGCTACACTCAGGACGGCTCGGGTTACGGGGTGTACGCGCAGCGGTTCGACGCCTCGGGCAACCCAGTGGGGGGCGAGTTTCAGGTCAATACCTACACCACGAGCTTCCAAGTCAATCCCCACGTGGCGATGAACGGGGCGGGCGATTTTGTGGTGGTCTGGCAGAGCTACACTCAGGACGGCTCGGGTTACGGGGTGTACGCGCAGCGGTTCGACGCCTCGGGCAACCCAGTGGGGGGCGAGTTTCAGGTCAATACCTACACCACGGGCTGGCAGCGCAATCCCCGCGTGGCGATGAACGCGGCGGGCGATTTTGTGGTGGTCTGGGAGAGCTTTTACCAGGACGGCTCGGGTTACGGGGTGTACGCGCAGCGGTTCGACGCCTTGGGTAACCCAGTGGGCAGCGAGTTCCAGGTCCACACCTACACCACAAACGTGCAACGCAATGCTAGCGTGGCGATGAACGCGGCGGGCGATTTTGTGGTGGTCTGGCAGAGCTACACTCAGGACGGCTTGGGTTTTGGGGTGTACGCGCAGCGGTTCGACGCCTCGGGCAACCCAGTGGGGGGCGAGTTTCAGGTCAATACCTACACCACGAGCTTCCAAGTCAATCCCCACGTGGCAGTCAACGCAGTAACGGGCGACTTCGTGGTGGTCTGGCAGAGCTTTTACCAGGACGGCTCGGGTTACGGGGTGTACGCGCAGCGGTTCGACGCCTCGGGTAACGCGGTGGGGGGCGAGTTCCAGGTCCACACCTACACGACGAGCAATCAACGCATTCCCCACGTGGCGATGAACGCGGCGGGCGATTTTGTAGTGGCCTGGGAGAGCGACTCTCAGGACAGCTCGAGTTACGGGGTGTATCTGGCGCGTTACGCCTCCAGCACGCTGCCGTCCTTGCTGGATGTAATGGCGGTCCACACCCTGGACGACCAACTCATTCCGTTGAACGCCTCGTTGGACCGCGACGACGTGTCTCATCTGGTGGTGACATTTTCGCGTCAACCCGATTCGGCGGCCTCCAACGTGGCCAACTGGAGTTTGTCACGCAATGGCCAGCTTCAGATTGGGGCGATCACCGGAGTGAGCGTGTCACTGGATCCGTTGCGGAATCGTTACGTGGCGACGCTGAGTCTTTCCGGGGCGTTGACGCCTGGTCTGTACAGTCTGGAGGCCAAGCCAATCATTCGTGATTTGAACAACCGTGGTTTGGACGGGGACACGAATGGTCAAGCGGGTGGGGCGTTTCGGCATTCGTTTCGGGTGATGTCCACTGGGAAAGAGGGGGATGAGTTCCAGGTTCACACCTATACCACATTCAACCAACGCAATGCCCACGTGGCAGTCAACGCAGTAACAGGCGACTTCGTGGTGGTCTGGCAGAGCTTTTACCAGGACGGCTTGGGTTACGGGGTGTACGCGCAGCGGTTCGACGCCTCGGGCAACCCAGTGGGCAGCGAGTTTCAGGTCAATACCTACACCACGAACAACCAAGTCAATCCCCACGTGGCAGTCAACGCAGTAACAGGCGACTTCGTGGTGGTCTGGCAGAGCTTTTACCAGGACGGCTTGGGTTACGGGGTGTACGCGCAGCGGTTCGACGCCTCGGGCAACCCAGTGGGCAGCGAGTTTCAGGTCAATACCTACACCACGAACTGGCAGCTCAATCCCCACGTGGCGATGAACGCGGCGGGCGATTTTGTGGTGGTCTGGCAGAGCTTTTACCAGGACGGCTCGGGTTACGGGGTGTACGCGCAGCGGTTCGACGCCTCGGGCAACCCAGTGGGGGGCGAGTTTCAGGTCAATACCTACACCACGAGCTCCCAAGCCAATCCCCACGTGGCGATGAACGCGGCGGGCGATTTTGTGGTGGTCTGGCAGAGCTTTTACCAGGACGGCTTGGGTTTTGGGGTGTACGCGCAGCGGTTCGACGCCTCGGGCAACCCAGTGGGGGGCGAGTTTCAGGTCAATACCTACACCACGAGCTCCCAAGCCAATCCCCACGTGGCGATGAACGCGGCGGGCGATTTTGTGGTGGCCTGGCAGAGCTACACTCAGGACGGCTGGGGTTACGGGGTGTACGCGCAGCGGTTCGACGCCTCGGGCAACCCAGTGGGGGGCGAGTTTCAGGTCAATACCTACACCACGAACTGGCAGCTCAATCCCGGCTTGGCGATGAACCCAATGACGGGCGACTTCGTGGTGGTCTGGCAGAGTTTTGGTCAGGACGGCTCGGGTTTTGGGGTGTACGCGCAGCGGTTCGACGCCTCGGGCAACCCAGTGGGGGGCGAGTTTCAGGTCAATACCTACACCACGAACTGGCAGCTCAATCCCGGCTTGGCGATGAACGGGGCGGGCGATTTTGTGGTGGTCTGGGAGAGCTACTCTCAGGACGGCTGGGGTTACGGGGTGTACGCGCAGCGGTACCGTCCCCTGGTCGCCGGCGAGTTCGCTCAGGTGACCGATGTGCGGGTCAACTGGGGAAGCTCCGGCAACGCCTCGATCCTGGCATTGGGGGCCGCCTCGGTGCCGGTGGCCAACCTCAACGCCGTGGAGGTGCGGTTCTCCACCGATGTCAATGTCTCGATCAGCGACCTGAGCCTGACCCGCCAGCTGGGTGGCCCGGTGACCATCACCGGGTTCACCTATGATCCGGTCACCTTCACAGCGCGTTGGAGCTTCGCGTCGCTGGGGAACGTGGCGGACACCTTCACACTGAGTCTGCCCACCACCCTGACGACCAACCCCGGCGGGTATCCAGTGTTCGCCACTCCTTACCAGTACGAGTTCAGCGTGGTGACGGGGGACTTCAACGGCGATGGGGTGGTGACGATCGCCGACGCGCAGTTCCAACGTCAATACCTGGGTCAAAATCCGCTGTTGGCGACGGCGGCGCAGTTTTATCGTGCATTCGCCAACATCGACGGCGACACGGACATCGACACGAGCGACTTCAACCTGATCCGGGCGCGGATTGGGTTCAAGAGGCCGGGTCTCTAA
- a CDS encoding TIGR03032 family protein, producing the protein MNPPTIRLNNPAAPPTPPPTMLQCRCDEGFAAWLQESGGSVAVSTYQAGMVVMVGWDGKLNGGAGGVSILPRRFDKPMGMAVQCDGAGRAERIALATRRSLALLADSRLLAYEYQPGDIARFDGLFLMRVSWHTNDIFPHDLAFASDGQIWVVNTRFSCLATPSERHAFEPRWRPTFISDLVPEDRCHLNGLAMVEGRPRYVTALGETDTAGGWRPTKNGGGVVIDVRTGETVSRGYSMPHSPRWHDGRLELLNSGTGEYGFMDTDTGRFEPIAALPGYLRGLCAVGPHALVGMCMIREKHIFGGLPVSQRWPALKSGVAVVDRTTGRVLGELEFTSGCQEVFEVRFLPGVRHANILNLERPEAADAFPLPAPYGSYWLRPDKMIADDPLAQRNQQLDTFADRDGDPGR; encoded by the coding sequence ATGAATCCTCCCACGATCAGATTGAACAATCCCGCTGCGCCCCCGACTCCGCCGCCGACGATGCTGCAATGCCGTTGCGACGAGGGGTTCGCCGCCTGGTTGCAGGAGTCGGGCGGATCGGTGGCGGTTTCAACCTACCAGGCCGGTATGGTGGTCATGGTCGGTTGGGACGGCAAGCTCAACGGCGGGGCCGGCGGGGTGTCGATTCTGCCACGCCGCTTCGATAAGCCGATGGGTATGGCCGTGCAATGCGACGGCGCTGGTCGCGCTGAGCGGATCGCGCTGGCGACTCGGCGCTCGTTGGCGTTGCTGGCCGATTCGCGGTTGTTGGCCTATGAATATCAGCCGGGCGACATTGCACGGTTCGATGGGTTGTTTTTGATGCGAGTGTCGTGGCACACCAACGACATCTTTCCACATGATTTGGCATTTGCCAGCGATGGACAAATCTGGGTGGTCAACACCCGTTTCAGTTGTCTGGCGACGCCGAGCGAGCGTCATGCGTTCGAACCCCGCTGGCGGCCCACGTTCATCTCCGACCTAGTACCCGAGGATCGTTGCCACCTCAACGGGTTAGCAATGGTCGAGGGCCGACCGCGTTACGTCACTGCGCTTGGGGAGACCGACACAGCGGGCGGTTGGCGGCCTACCAAGAACGGCGGCGGGGTGGTCATCGACGTGAGGACCGGCGAAACGGTCTCGCGGGGTTACTCGATGCCGCACTCGCCCCGCTGGCACGACGGACGGTTGGAATTGCTCAACTCCGGTACCGGCGAATATGGTTTCATGGACACCGACACCGGGCGGTTCGAGCCGATCGCCGCCTTGCCCGGCTATCTGCGCGGTCTTTGCGCGGTTGGACCTCACGCGCTGGTGGGGATGTGCATGATCCGCGAAAAGCACATTTTCGGCGGGTTGCCGGTCTCGCAACGCTGGCCGGCGCTGAAGTCGGGGGTGGCGGTGGTCGATCGCACCACGGGCCGGGTCCTAGGTGAGTTGGAGTTCACCTCGGGATGTCAAGAGGTTTTCGAGGTTCGCTTCCTTCCGGGGGTCCGCCACGCCAACATCCTGAACCTCGAACGTCCCGAGGCGGCTGATGCATTTCCGCTTCCCGCGCCTTACGGCTCCTACTGGCTGCGTCCCGACAAAATGATCGCCGACGATCCATTGGCGCAACGGAACCAGCAACTCGACACCTTTGCCGATCGGGATGGAGATCCGGGCCGATGA
- a CDS encoding tetratricopeptide repeat protein, translating into MTRAAPKFTEALAAFQSGRNAEAERLARAILAVQPDHSDAWQLLGLIAQASDRKALAVEALGRVAALRAGDPLAWCNLGESKRRLGDLDGAVMALERSIELNPNLPEAHFNLANVLYALGPTRFEEAARHYERAVALRPHFAKALYNYGNLKLERGLSRGAVDLFRRAVALQPEWIDARVNLAVSLELDHAWNEAEAAWTDVLKRDPGRLEARESLGMLKAKRGDVAGGVAEFDRLIEDSIPRAGADRRTLLELWLRRLRRACLIETVTPDDAYADQIRAELDATLDRIGPCPRLPEGEEGDRIGLVEPPMFLAYHARDDRRLWEKFQAAYDSALPDLDPPNKPAGGPVRLGVVVTHGHEGVFAQCAGPLVARLACDGLEVAIACVSGARPWLLERLGPPAASLDWILLPRGLRAAAQTLRAAKLDVIWYWESGTDALNHFLPLLRPAPRQYNGWGWPMTCGHRRMTGFLTCRGLDPSPESDASFTEPLARLASAPTYFLRSAFDRVVLPEAGAFGIDPHTPLITCLQRPLKLQPEFDQVAATILQAVPNARLMVTADVHPRVNADLKARMARSLGDAIDRVVFLPSQDRPNYLGWLARASLALDPIGYGGGANTTYDAVGVGTPVVTRPGRFHRGRWAVMTLERLGMNELVGDDPATIAVSLLGQPERLRTTRARLNDRAESLWEDPNVIAEHRDLFLNGTVSNF; encoded by the coding sequence ATGACCCGCGCGGCTCCCAAATTTACCGAGGCGCTGGCGGCGTTTCAAAGCGGCCGCAACGCAGAGGCGGAACGACTCGCGCGGGCAATTCTGGCGGTCCAGCCCGATCACTCCGACGCCTGGCAGCTTCTGGGGTTGATTGCCCAAGCCAGCGACCGCAAAGCGCTGGCGGTCGAAGCGTTGGGGCGGGTGGCGGCCCTCCGCGCGGGTGATCCGCTGGCCTGGTGTAACCTGGGCGAGTCGAAGCGGCGTCTGGGCGACCTGGACGGGGCCGTAATGGCTCTGGAGCGGTCGATCGAGCTCAATCCCAACCTTCCTGAGGCTCATTTCAACCTCGCTAACGTGCTTTATGCGTTGGGTCCGACGCGGTTCGAGGAGGCGGCCCGCCACTATGAACGCGCAGTGGCACTGCGGCCCCACTTCGCCAAGGCGCTGTACAATTATGGCAACCTCAAGCTGGAGCGGGGTTTGAGTCGAGGCGCAGTAGATCTGTTTCGCCGCGCTGTCGCGCTTCAACCGGAATGGATCGACGCGCGGGTGAATTTGGCCGTGTCGCTGGAACTCGACCACGCTTGGAACGAGGCCGAAGCCGCCTGGACCGACGTTCTCAAGCGCGACCCTGGCCGTCTGGAGGCGCGCGAGAGCTTGGGGATGCTCAAAGCCAAGCGGGGCGACGTGGCCGGTGGAGTCGCCGAGTTCGATCGGTTGATCGAGGATTCGATTCCCCGAGCCGGTGCCGATCGGCGCACGTTGTTAGAGCTTTGGTTGCGGCGGTTGCGTCGGGCCTGCTTGATCGAAACCGTGACGCCCGACGACGCCTACGCCGATCAGATCCGAGCCGAACTGGACGCGACGTTGGATCGGATCGGTCCCTGTCCCCGTTTGCCGGAGGGTGAGGAGGGGGACCGGATCGGTTTGGTCGAACCGCCGATGTTCCTGGCCTACCACGCCCGCGACGACCGACGGTTGTGGGAGAAATTCCAAGCCGCCTACGACTCAGCACTTCCCGACCTCGACCCGCCCAACAAGCCCGCGGGCGGACCGGTTCGTCTGGGCGTGGTGGTCACGCATGGGCATGAAGGGGTGTTTGCCCAATGCGCCGGCCCGCTCGTGGCTCGTTTGGCGTGCGACGGTCTGGAGGTGGCGATTGCCTGCGTCTCCGGGGCGCGTCCCTGGTTGCTGGAGCGTTTGGGACCACCCGCCGCTTCGCTCGACTGGATCCTTCTGCCTAGAGGACTGCGTGCCGCGGCCCAGACCTTGCGTGCCGCCAAGCTCGACGTGATTTGGTACTGGGAATCGGGCACCGACGCGCTCAACCATTTTCTGCCGTTGCTCCGACCCGCCCCCCGACAATATAACGGTTGGGGTTGGCCGATGACCTGCGGGCATCGAAGGATGACGGGATTCTTGACGTGTCGCGGTCTTGATCCGTCACCGGAGTCCGACGCCTCTTTCACCGAGCCGCTGGCGCGGTTGGCGTCGGCTCCAACCTACTTTTTACGCTCGGCGTTTGATCGAGTCGTGTTGCCCGAGGCCGGCGCGTTTGGCATCGACCCGCACACCCCGCTGATCACCTGTTTGCAACGTCCGCTCAAGTTACAACCGGAGTTTGACCAAGTCGCCGCGACCATCCTTCAAGCGGTGCCAAACGCTCGTCTTATGGTGACGGCTGATGTTCATCCTCGCGTCAACGCCGATCTCAAAGCGCGGATGGCGCGATCTCTGGGTGATGCGATCGACCGCGTGGTGTTTCTGCCCAGTCAGGACCGGCCCAATTATCTTGGTTGGCTCGCACGGGCTTCGTTAGCGCTAGACCCGATCGGCTACGGCGGCGGAGCTAACACGACTTACGACGCGGTGGGGGTAGGAACGCCGGTGGTCACCCGTCCGGGACGGTTCCACCGGGGACGTTGGGCCGTCATGACGTTGGAGCGTTTAGGGATGAACGAACTGGTTGGCGACGACCCAGCCACGATCGCCGTGAGCTTGTTGGGCCAGCCCGAGCGTTTGAGGACCACCCGCGCGCGTCTGAACGACAGGGCGGAGTCGCTTTGGGAGGATCCCAACGTCATCGCCGAACACCGCGACTTGTTTTTGAATGGGACCGTGTCAAACTTTTGA
- the thiC gene encoding phosphomethylpyrimidine synthase ThiC produces MTQLQAARAGTITPEMEYVAAREGLPPELIRAEVARGRMVIPANVNHLKLGLQPMAIGLAARCKINANIGNSAVTSEVENELAKLRAAIELGADTVMDLSTGAGIDEIRQAILAASPVPIGTVPLYQAVQQVKKVEDLKPQDFLDIVEHQAKQGVDYMTLHAGILRDMIPLTAGRVTGIVSRGGSLIAKWMVAHKAENPLYTQFDQLCEIMRAYDVTWSLGDSLRPGSIADASDKAQFAELKVLGQLTRRAKALGCQVMVEGPGHVPMDQIPVNMEKQAFECEEAPFYVLGPLVTDIAPGYDHITSAIGAAIAGWYGASMLCYVTPKEHLGLPEVDDVRQGVIAYKIAAHAADLARKRPGARDRDDALSHARYTFDWRRQFALALDPQTAQRMHDETLPQEAFKSAAFCSMCGPKFCSMKITEDVRRLVEVEIQAKDQPVTVG; encoded by the coding sequence ATGACCCAGCTGCAGGCGGCCCGTGCGGGAACGATCACCCCCGAAATGGAATACGTGGCAGCCCGCGAGGGATTGCCTCCCGAACTCATCCGCGCCGAGGTGGCCCGGGGCCGCATGGTCATCCCCGCCAATGTCAACCACTTGAAACTCGGCTTGCAACCCATGGCGATTGGATTGGCCGCCCGCTGCAAAATCAACGCCAACATCGGCAACTCAGCCGTCACATCCGAGGTCGAGAACGAACTAGCCAAGCTTCGCGCCGCGATCGAACTTGGGGCCGACACGGTGATGGATCTGTCCACCGGCGCGGGGATTGACGAGATCCGCCAGGCGATCCTCGCCGCCAGTCCCGTCCCCATCGGCACGGTGCCGTTGTATCAAGCGGTGCAGCAAGTCAAAAAGGTCGAAGACCTCAAACCTCAAGACTTCCTCGACATCGTGGAACACCAAGCCAAGCAGGGGGTCGATTACATGACCCTTCACGCTGGCATCCTTCGCGACATGATCCCCCTCACGGCCGGGCGGGTCACCGGCATCGTCTCGCGGGGCGGCTCGCTCATCGCTAAGTGGATGGTCGCGCACAAGGCTGAGAATCCCCTTTATACTCAGTTTGACCAACTCTGCGAAATCATGCGGGCCTACGACGTGACCTGGAGCCTGGGCGACAGCCTGCGGCCCGGCTCGATCGCCGACGCCTCCGACAAAGCTCAGTTCGCCGAACTCAAGGTCCTGGGCCAACTAACCCGACGCGCTAAGGCGCTGGGGTGCCAAGTCATGGTCGAAGGGCCGGGCCATGTGCCAATGGATCAAATCCCGGTCAACATGGAAAAACAGGCGTTCGAGTGCGAAGAAGCACCTTTCTATGTGCTAGGACCGCTCGTCACTGACATCGCCCCCGGCTACGACCATATTACCTCGGCGATCGGCGCGGCCATCGCCGGTTGGTATGGTGCGTCGATGCTCTGTTACGTCACCCCCAAAGAACACCTCGGTTTGCCTGAAGTCGATGATGTTCGCCAAGGAGTGATCGCCTACAAGATCGCCGCCCACGCCGCCGACCTCGCCCGCAAGCGTCCAGGCGCGCGCGACCGCGACGACGCCCTGTCCCACGCTCGCTACACCTTCGACTGGCGGCGTCAGTTCGCCCTTGCACTCGACCCTCAAACCGCTCAACGGATGCACGACGAAACCTTGCCACAAGAAGCGTTCAAGTCGGCTGCGTTTTGCTCGATGTGCGGTCCCAAGTTTTGTTCAATGAAGATCACCGAAGATGTTCGTCGACTCGTCGAAGTTGAGATCCAGGCCAAAGACCAACCCGTGACCGTCGGATGA